The genomic region GGCGCCAGGAGCAAAGGTACGACAGGAAGTCGGCGGCCCATATTCCGGCCAGACCGCCAGCGCTTCTCTCCATGAGCCCACAAAACAACGAGGCCCACGATAAGTCGTGGGCCTCGTTGCTCTTCAAAAAATCAGCGCAATCAATACAATCAGCGCAAATCAGCGATTTACTTCACCATCAGTTCTTTGTAGAGCTTGGTCTGGCCGTCTTTCGAGATGAACTGCACGAAGTACAGACCAGCCTTCAGGCCCGAGATGTCGAGCGTGATTTTCTCCGTCGATAAGCCCTGCGGCTGCGCCGTGATGGACTGGCCGAGGTTGTTCATCACCACGATAGAGCCCACCTTCACATCCTTCAGCTCGACGAACGCCGTGCCGCTGGCGGGGTTAGGATACACGCTGATGCCGTTGTTGAACTTCTCCAGCACCTTCAGCGGGCCGTAGGTACCGAACGGGCCTATGTAGTCGTTGTGCTCGCCGAGGCGAGAAAAACTCTGGGCAGCCGGATCCGCAGTGCCACCGCCAGATGGAAACGCTGACGAATAGGATTCCCACTCAGTAGATATATTGTAGCCTGTTCTAACGGTAGGAGTTCCTCCTTGTTGTTGAGGATTCACACGTACACCGGATGAAACACTAGCCCGACGAATCAATGACTGATTAGCCGACGTTACCAGTGTACCTCCGGCATCTTGCGCCGACCAAGACGTACCAGGGTCTTGACCAATAACGCCAAAGATATCTACCAGAACTGGAGTGCCTGTGCCGGCAGTGCCGCTTGTCCAGCGTACTAGCGCCAAAGCGTCGTTGCCGTTGTGATAGGCAACACCGCCACGTACCAGTGTTACGTTTGGAGTTACAGTGCCTACCGGGAAAGACGCCAGCTGGTCGGCTTTGCTGGTAATGGCTGTAATGGTGGCTTCGCCGTTGGCATACACGAAAGTAGCAGCGGAATTGAGCGTGTTAGCGCCCGTGCGGCGTACCAGCCTCTCTTCTTCGGTTACGGTAGCGCTGCCGTTGGAATAGCGGCGAATGGAGTAGGCATTCAGGCTAACCGACGAAGACGTGGGGTTGAAGACTTCGAGGGCCCGTTCGTTGCCGGTGGAGTTGGAAACGCCGCCGTTGTAGCTGATGCCCGACTGGTGAGCACCCTCGGTGTATTCCGATAGGAACAACTCGGTGCCCTGGCCGCGGGAAGTAGCCGCTGCCAGCAGCAGGGCTGACACTAATACGTAATGTTTTTTCATGAAGAAGGTTGGTCAGTGGTTCACTAAACTGCGGCCGAAGATAGGCACTTTGCGCGGGGTTTATACGTTATCAGCGCGTAAAACGCACATCGTCTATATAGGCAAGCATCCTGATTATCAGGCATGATACAGCATAAACACCCCGATTTCATTGCGCCTTTTTGTCCGGCCAAATGCCACTCAGCCGTCCGGACCGGCCGCTTAGCGGTAGCCAACGGCGCAGAACAGCCTTGCTCTCATTATCGTCAATTAGCATTTACTCGTTGCCGAGTGCTTTCTTCGCTGCCCCGAACCGCTTTTCCCTGCTTATGAAAAACACCGTTTGGCTGGCGTTGATGCTGGCCGCTTTCACCGCCTGCAACCGCACGCCCAAAGCCGTTGATCCGGCGTCGGCCTCAGCCGCGAAGGAGCAGCTGAGCGTGCTGCGCGATTCCGTGGACGTGCGCTGGACGCAGATGATGGCCAGCGACGACGCCAAGATTGTGGCCCAGGCCCAGATTCTGAACGAGCTGGAGCGCAGCCCCGGCGCCAACCAGCCGCAGCTGCAGCTCCTGGACCGCGCCAACAGCCGCCTCAAGGCCCTCCGCTACCAGCAGCTCAGCATGCAGTCGGCCCAGATTGACCGCTACGACTCCGCCCAGGATTCGCTGCTCACGGCCCTGCGCGGCCTCGTGACGACACCAGGCGCCGCCAGCACCACCGTGCAGAATACGCTGGAAACCATCGGCCAGTACGACGGGCAGGTGGTGGGCTACCGCGTTCAGTACGACCGCGCCGCCAAGCAGTTCAACAGCTACCTGCAACTGCATGAGAGCCAGTTGCAAGGCAAGGCATCCAGCAAGACTCTGGCACCGCTCCCGCTGTTTGAGCTGCAGAATTAGCACTGGCGTTCCAGCCACCGCAACCCAGGCCGCCCATCGGAACGAGGCAGTGCCGCACAAAAAAAATTGGGCCATGCAACCTATCCGGTCAATCACGACTCCTTGCTCAAACCGATAGCTGAGGTGCTATGCACCCCAACCTGTCTGGTTGAGTTGGTTGTGGAAAAGGCGACCGGTACTTACCGGCCGCTTTTTTACGTTTTAGCGGTTTGCTTATTGGCTCTGAATGATACCCTTGCAACCTCTGGTTGAGTTCCGGCATCTTACTGATACTGATTTTCTCACCTTCAATCCAACCAGAGCTTATGCTTCAAAACTACACCTTGCGTTTTGGGCTGCTTCTTGCCGGCCTGCTGACAGTGGCCTGCGCTAGAGAAGTCGACGAGCCGCAGCCTGACAGCTGCAATACTTCTGCCACCATCCAGTACCCGTTGTGCAACGTCCTCAACTGCGCGCAGCATCCCATTCTGCTGGTACTGGCCGACGGCAGGCAACTCAAGCCATCGGGGGCGGTGTGGAGCAGCTTCTGGAGTAACCTGGGCACACCCGCGCCGCAACGCGTCCGGATGTCCTATCAACTACTCCCGACCCAGGCCATCTACACTTGGGGCAACGCTGAAATCAGTTGCATTAGCTCAGTTCAGGAGTAACCAGCAAGTTCAGGTTCAACCTGACCATACATCAGCTTACACACGAAACGCCCAGCTACAGTAGCCGGGCGTTCGTGCTTGTATGGTTTTGGTTGAATCGTTTATAGCAGAAACCTGCTACAGCTTCGCCATTTCGTCGCGCACGAAGTCGGCGAGGGTACGCAGGTACCCGGTGCTGAAATCGAAGCGGATGCCGGCAGCGGCGTAGATGTCGCCGATGGGCGCGGTGTAGCCCAGGGCCAAGGCCTGCTTGTAAGCAGCCAGCCCCTGCGTGGGGTTCTGGCGGAAGTTGCGCCACACGGCAATGGCGCCGAGCTGCGCCATGGCGTACTCGATGTAGTAGAACGGCACTTCGTAGAGGTGCAGCTGCTTCTGCCACAGGTAGGGTTTGATGCCTTCCAGGCCCTTCCAGCTCACAGTGCGCTGGTTGAACTCGTCGAATACCTGCTGCCATTGCTGGTGGCGCTGCTCCTCGGTATGCGTGGGGTTTTCGTAGATCCAGTGCTGGAACTTGTCGATGGTAGCCACCCACGGGAAGGTTTCGAGCACGCCTTCCAGGTGCGTTTTCTTGGCGCGGCGCAGCTCGTCGGGGTCGGTGAAGAACACGTCCCAGTGGTCCATGCTCATCAGCTCCATGCTCATGGAGGCCAGTTCCGCTACTTCGGACGGTGGGTGCTTGTCGGCGCCGAGCGGCAGATTGCGGGTCAGGAACGAATGCACGGCGTGGCCGCCTTCGTGTAGCATGGTCACCACGTCGCGCAGCGAGCTGGTGGCGTTCATGAAGATGAACGGCACGCCGGTTTCGTCGAGCGGGTAGTTGTAGCCGCCGGGGGCCTTGCCCTTGCGGCTTTCCAGGTCGAGGTGGCCCATCTGGCGCATGGTGCGCAGGCAGTCGCCGAGGTAGGGGTCGAGGCGCTGGAACACGTCGATGGTCTTTTCCAGCAGCTCTGCCCCCGTCCCGAAGGGCCGCAGCGGCGCTTTGCCGCTCACGTCCACGTCCAGGTCCCAGGGGCGCAGTTCGGGCAGGCCCAGATCCTGGCGGCGCTCCAGGTCGAG from Hymenobacter canadensis harbors:
- a CDS encoding T9SS type A sorting domain-containing protein, producing the protein MKKHYVLVSALLLAAATSRGQGTELFLSEYTEGAHQSGISYNGGVSNSTGNERALEVFNPTSSSVSLNAYSIRRYSNGSATVTEEERLVRRTGANTLNSAATFVYANGEATITAITSKADQLASFPVGTVTPNVTLVRGGVAYHNGNDALALVRWTSGTAGTGTPVLVDIFGVIGQDPGTSWSAQDAGGTLVTSANQSLIRRASVSSGVRVNPQQQGGTPTVRTGYNISTEWESYSSAFPSGGGTADPAAQSFSRLGEHNDYIGPFGTYGPLKVLEKFNNGISVYPNPASGTAFVELKDVKVGSIVVMNNLGQSITAQPQGLSTEKITLDISGLKAGLYFVQFISKDGQTKLYKELMVK
- a CDS encoding M3 family oligoendopeptidase, with amino-acid sequence MSTSSEMPTASATDTQRPPRHYLPEDYSVTDWAALEPFFVELCDRTIHSGAELERWLLDRSELESALSEDLAWRYIRMTCDTQDEARSTAFQYFVSEIEPNVAPYDHALNEKMLASEFLPELDSQKYRVFLRSVRQALEIYRAENIPLKTDISTKQQQYAAIAGAMTVTFDGEEVTLPRAADRLKSTDRTVREDAYRAIQARRLRDSEPLDALFTELIGLRHQVALNAGFANFRDYMFAALGRFDYTPQDCFNFHRAIRETVVPLIDDLDLERRQDLGLPELRPWDLDVDVSGKAPLRPFGTGAELLEKTIDVFQRLDPYLGDCLRTMRQMGHLDLESRKGKAPGGYNYPLDETGVPFIFMNATSSLRDVVTMLHEGGHAVHSFLTRNLPLGADKHPPSEVAELASMSMELMSMDHWDVFFTDPDELRRAKKTHLEGVLETFPWVATIDKFQHWIYENPTHTEEQRHQQWQQVFDEFNQRTVSWKGLEGIKPYLWQKQLHLYEVPFYYIEYAMAQLGAIAVWRNFRQNPTQGLAAYKQALALGYTAPIGDIYAAAGIRFDFSTGYLRTLADFVRDEMAKL